The uncultured Desulfobulbus sp. genome window below encodes:
- a CDS encoding U32 family peptidase C-terminal domain-containing protein, with protein MSQSVQARPILPELLAPVGSFEKLIAAIHYGADAVYLGGKHFSLRARAGNFDEPGLRQAIDYAHDHGVKVYVTVNIFAHNRDMSILPDYLLLLADTKADGIIVSDPGILALARKLTPQLELHLSTQANVTNSSSACFWAQQGVSRLNLARELGLEEIKTIRAATEAELEVFVHGALCISYSGRCMLSNYFTGRNANQGDCAHPCRYSYAVVEEKRPGEYYPVEEDERGTYIFNAKDLCLLTKLPLLVDAGVNSLKIEGRMKSVGYVGAVVRLYRQALDWIGEQIFLGKPAVSLQLPEIFHNELSKIGTRGQTENFFSTRPSSEDMLYDRMRIEQSWVPVGIVREEAPLLIETRQVLHCGDQVEYLGHAIEPEEVTVTAMRLENGSSIKRANPGNRVELVTEPSLNGIERHALLRKRI; from the coding sequence ATGAGTCAATCAGTCCAAGCACGCCCTATCCTGCCTGAATTACTGGCCCCTGTGGGCAGTTTTGAAAAATTGATTGCAGCCATCCACTACGGTGCCGATGCCGTGTACTTGGGGGGAAAACACTTTAGTCTCCGGGCTCGGGCTGGAAATTTTGATGAGCCAGGCCTTCGTCAGGCCATCGATTATGCCCACGACCATGGTGTGAAAGTCTATGTTACGGTCAATATATTTGCCCATAACCGCGATATGAGCATCCTCCCTGATTACCTGCTGCTTCTGGCGGATACCAAAGCCGACGGTATCATTGTCAGTGATCCAGGCATTCTTGCTCTTGCCCGCAAACTGACCCCCCAATTGGAGTTGCATCTCTCCACCCAAGCCAATGTCACCAACAGCTCCAGTGCCTGTTTCTGGGCACAACAGGGGGTTAGTCGCCTCAATCTTGCCCGCGAGCTTGGCCTTGAGGAAATCAAAACTATTCGGGCTGCAACCGAGGCTGAACTGGAGGTCTTCGTCCATGGAGCTCTTTGCATTTCCTATTCAGGCCGTTGCATGCTGAGCAATTACTTTACCGGCCGTAACGCCAACCAGGGGGACTGTGCCCACCCCTGCAGATACTCCTACGCCGTGGTAGAAGAAAAACGACCAGGAGAATATTATCCGGTGGAAGAAGATGAACGGGGGACTTACATTTTCAATGCAAAGGACCTCTGTTTACTGACCAAGCTTCCCTTGCTGGTTGATGCGGGGGTAAACTCTTTAAAAATTGAAGGCCGGATGAAATCAGTAGGGTATGTGGGGGCGGTTGTGCGGCTCTATCGGCAGGCACTTGATTGGATCGGTGAACAGATTTTTTTAGGCAAACCTGCAGTTAGCCTCCAATTGCCAGAGATTTTTCATAACGAATTAAGCAAGATCGGCACCCGTGGTCAGACAGAAAACTTTTTCAGCACAAGGCCTTCATCCGAGGACATGCTTTATGATAGAATGAGGATCGAGCAAAGCTGGGTACCGGTTGGTATTGTCCGCGAGGAGGCCCCATTGTTAATTGAAACCCGGCAAGTGCTGCACTGTGGTGACCAGGTAGAATACCTTGGCCACGCCATCGAACCAGAAGAGGTGACGGTGACTGCCATGAGGCTGGAAAATGGCTCCTCAATTAAACGAGCCAACCCTGGAAATCGGGTCGAGCTGGTGACTGAACCTTCACTCAACGGAATTGAAAGACACGCCTTGCTGCGAAAACGTATCTAA
- a CDS encoding FmdE family protein: MESFEELLAESTRIHGHICAGQVIGVRMAMAALERIGISEPKGKDRKKLYVLVEIDRCATDAIQSVTGCSLGKRSLRWIDFGIMAATFVNLETNQAVRVTAREEARALSDNYCPEIADKYQRQLAAYKVMPLDELFLFQEVQVNLRDCDMPGRPIRRVQCCVCGDYVQDCRELEHYGQVLCRACAGERYYQVLSSNQ; encoded by the coding sequence ATGGAATCATTTGAAGAGTTGCTGGCAGAGTCAACCCGCATTCATGGCCATATTTGCGCAGGTCAGGTGATAGGTGTGCGTATGGCCATGGCCGCGCTTGAACGAATCGGCATCAGCGAGCCAAAAGGCAAAGATCGTAAAAAACTTTACGTCCTGGTTGAAATTGATCGCTGCGCCACCGATGCGATACAGTCCGTCACCGGCTGTAGTCTGGGCAAACGCTCCCTGCGCTGGATTGATTTTGGCATCATGGCCGCGACCTTTGTTAACCTTGAAACAAATCAGGCCGTTCGTGTTACCGCACGCGAAGAAGCCCGTGCCCTCTCCGACAACTACTGCCCTGAAATCGCAGACAAATATCAGCGCCAGCTTGCAGCCTACAAGGTCATGCCCTTAGACGAGCTCTTCCTCTTTCAGGAGGTTCAGGTCAATCTCAGAGACTGTGACATGCCGGGGCGCCCAATTCGCAGGGTCCAGTGTTGCGTCTGTGGCGATTATGTTCAGGATTGCCGGGAACTGGAGCACTATGGTCAGGTGCTGTGCCGTGCCTGTGCCGGTGAGCGTTATTACCAGGTGCTCAGCAGCAACCAGTAA
- a CDS encoding TIGR01212 family radical SAM protein (This family includes YhcC from E. coli K-12, an uncharacterized radical SAM protein.), with product MDQSLDPSGSSPPFHSFSQYCRRRYGHTLGKIPLDIGLPCPNRASGGCIFCHPPSFTPASLRPTDSIAQQLQRGKEFLLKGRFQQYLGYFQQESCTALPIDKLLPILHQVLADDDCRGLILSTRPDCIAPELPAQLAVLTAESGKDCLIELGLQSVHDRSLTSLNRNHSFVDFTQAVNRIAAHPELQIGVHLILGIPCETEAEMLHSLKTVCSLPIHALKLHHLQVIRGTELEILYKRREVQVYSLEAYMELLMAFLPHIPKSICIHRLWASAHPVSLIAPRWNVLAAELSKTLLAKMRSRKITQGCLCNP from the coding sequence TTGGACCAGAGCCTTGATCCCTCGGGGAGTTCCCCACCTTTCCACAGTTTCAGCCAGTATTGCCGCAGGCGCTATGGTCATACCCTGGGTAAAATTCCTCTGGATATTGGCTTGCCCTGCCCTAACCGGGCCAGCGGCGGCTGCATCTTCTGTCATCCCCCGAGCTTTACCCCCGCAAGCCTGCGCCCAACCGACTCCATTGCTCAGCAACTGCAACGGGGCAAAGAGTTCCTGCTGAAAGGTCGGTTTCAACAGTATCTGGGCTATTTTCAGCAGGAATCCTGCACAGCTTTACCCATCGATAAACTCCTGCCCATTCTCCACCAGGTACTTGCTGACGACGACTGCCGAGGGCTGATCCTCTCCACCCGGCCCGACTGCATTGCTCCAGAGCTTCCAGCCCAATTAGCAGTCCTGACTGCTGAAAGCGGTAAGGACTGCCTCATTGAGTTGGGGCTCCAGTCCGTTCACGACAGGAGTCTTACCTCCCTGAACCGCAATCATAGCTTTGTTGATTTTACTCAGGCGGTCAATCGCATCGCCGCTCACCCAGAGCTCCAGATTGGTGTGCATCTCATCCTGGGGATTCCCTGTGAGACAGAGGCTGAGATGCTCCACAGCCTCAAGACAGTCTGCAGTCTGCCGATCCACGCCCTGAAATTGCATCATTTACAGGTTATACGGGGCACAGAGCTAGAAATTCTCTATAAACGGAGAGAGGTTCAGGTTTATTCCCTTGAGGCCTATATGGAGCTACTGATGGCCTTCCTGCCCCATATCCCAAAATCCATCTGTATCCATCGCCTCTGGGCCAGTGCCCACCCGGTATCACTGATTGCTCCCCGCTGGAATGTGCTTGCCGCGGAACTCAGCAAAACCCTGCTTGCGAAAATGCGTTCCCGAAAGATTACCCAAGGCTGCCTGTGCAATCCCTGA
- the yajC gene encoding preprotein translocase subunit YajC codes for MTGVAWAADAAAAPGGMAALQQIIPLILIFVVFYFLLIRPQQKKAKEHQNYLANLKKGDKVVTNGGIFGQIANIADNVVTLEIAENVRIKISRGSIAGSASEAEKAPAKKG; via the coding sequence ATGACCGGAGTAGCATGGGCCGCAGACGCAGCAGCGGCACCCGGAGGGATGGCTGCCTTGCAACAGATTATCCCGCTGATCCTTATTTTTGTTGTTTTCTACTTTTTGCTTATCCGTCCGCAGCAGAAAAAAGCCAAAGAGCACCAGAACTATTTGGCGAACCTGAAAAAAGGCGATAAAGTTGTCACCAACGGCGGCATCTTCGGCCAGATCGCCAATATTGCTGATAATGTGGTCACTCTTGAGATTGCTGAGAACGTTCGCATCAAAATCAGTCGTGGCTCCATTGCCGGTTCTGCCTCCGAGGCGGAGAAGGCTCCGGCCAAAAAAGGCTGA
- the tgt gene encoding tRNA guanosine(34) transglycosylase Tgt: MRTDSPYTLLHRSSECKARRGELKTLHGTIQTPVFMPVGTLGTVKAMTPENLKEIGAQIILGNTYHLYIRPGHELIRSFGGLHGFMHWDGPILTDSGGFQIFSLKELAKITEEGAAFRSHLDGAKLFLSPEDAVHVQEALGSDIMMALDTCIPYPADRDEAARGTALTRRWAKRCREAQNDTGQHLFGIVQGGMFADLRREAIEHLVEIGFDGYALGGLSVGEPKELMYEMLEETADHLPSDHARYLMGVGTPEDLVEGVFHGIDMFDCVMPTRNARNGMLFTSQGRIVIKNACFQQDPRPLDENCSCYTCRHYSRAYLRHLFQSREILAYQLNSIHNLHYYCTLMAEMREAIEADRFLEFRRHFYQQRT; the protein is encoded by the coding sequence ATGCGTACTGATTCACCCTATACCCTGCTCCATCGATCCAGCGAGTGCAAGGCGCGTCGCGGCGAACTGAAAACCCTGCACGGAACCATTCAGACCCCGGTATTTATGCCGGTGGGCACGCTGGGCACGGTGAAGGCGATGACCCCGGAAAACCTGAAGGAAATCGGGGCTCAAATTATCCTTGGCAACACCTACCACCTCTACATACGTCCCGGCCATGAACTGATCCGTAGTTTTGGCGGACTCCATGGGTTCATGCATTGGGATGGCCCTATTCTCACTGACTCCGGCGGATTTCAGATATTCAGCCTCAAGGAGCTGGCCAAAATTACCGAGGAAGGGGCGGCCTTTCGGTCCCATCTCGACGGCGCCAAGCTTTTTCTCAGCCCTGAAGATGCGGTCCATGTTCAGGAAGCCCTGGGCTCGGATATCATGATGGCGCTTGATACCTGCATCCCCTATCCGGCAGATCGTGACGAAGCTGCCCGGGGCACGGCGCTGACCAGGCGCTGGGCCAAACGCTGCCGCGAGGCGCAAAATGACACCGGCCAGCATCTCTTTGGTATCGTTCAGGGCGGCATGTTTGCCGACCTGCGGCGGGAGGCAATCGAGCACCTGGTGGAGATCGGCTTTGACGGCTATGCGCTGGGCGGGCTCTCCGTGGGAGAACCCAAAGAGCTGATGTACGAGATGCTTGAGGAGACCGCGGATCATCTCCCGAGCGATCATGCCCGCTATCTCATGGGGGTGGGGACACCGGAGGACCTGGTGGAAGGCGTTTTTCACGGGATAGACATGTTTGATTGTGTCATGCCCACCCGAAACGCCCGCAATGGAATGCTCTTTACTTCACAGGGCAGAATTGTTATAAAAAACGCCTGTTTTCAACAGGACCCGCGTCCTCTGGATGAAAACTGCAGCTGTTATACCTGCCGTCATTATTCTCGAGCCTATCTGCGACACCTGTTTCAGAGTCGCGAAATTTTGGCCTATCAGCTTAACAGCATTCACAACCTGCATTATTACTGTACCCTGATGGCAGAGATGCGCGAGGCAATAGAGGCGGATCGCTTCCTTGAGTTTCGCCGTCATTTTTATCAACAACGTACCTAA
- a CDS encoding peptidylprolyl isomerase produces the protein MTISQGKTVAITYTLTLDNGEVVDTNVDDEPLSYVQGDEQLIFGLEQALEGKQAGDSMKVSIQPEDGYGTVNEEALIEVPVDQLPEEGRQPGAMLTAVGPQGQEIQGVVKSLNETTATVDFNHPLAGEVLHFDVTIVSVA, from the coding sequence ATGACAATAAGCCAAGGCAAAACCGTGGCCATTACCTATACCCTCACCCTGGACAACGGTGAGGTTGTTGACACCAATGTCGATGATGAACCGTTGAGCTACGTACAGGGCGATGAACAGCTTATTTTTGGGTTGGAGCAGGCTCTGGAAGGCAAGCAGGCCGGGGATTCAATGAAAGTTTCCATTCAGCCTGAAGATGGGTATGGTACCGTGAACGAAGAGGCGCTTATTGAGGTTCCCGTGGATCAACTTCCGGAGGAAGGCCGTCAGCCCGGTGCCATGCTCACCGCCGTCGGTCCCCAGGGACAGGAGATTCAGGGCGTGGTCAAATCCCTCAACGAGACCACTGCCACCGTTGATTTTAACCATCCCCTGGCTGGTGAAGTGCTTCATTTTGATGTCACCATCGTCAGTGTTGCCTGA
- a CDS encoding aminoglycoside phosphotransferase family protein codes for MLHLDAALDFFFPQRSILDISPLGEGNINETLKVTLPNGQAWVLQRLHPGVFQDAAAVMSNMRLVTELLNQQPKANLKFFRLGTNPDGLDQYTDATGCSWRILSYIKDCRTLSQVHSPAQARAIGELLGHFHKLSSELNPEQLNDSLPGFHQTPRYLLHFDELEVKKRFDDTAERQCIEHIELLRSLATVLESQKEALSHRVIHGDPKVGNFLFDRGTEQAVSLIDLDTVKPGLLLHDLGDCLRSCCNQQGESHPRPETTSFNPLLFGALMEGYLQRAAQLLNGTDRALLVQSAAVISFELGLRFFIDHLEKDHYFKVHHPGQNLDRARIQLQLSVSILEQRERLEEQFATLLSSFA; via the coding sequence GTGCTCCATCTTGATGCCGCCCTGGATTTTTTCTTTCCCCAGAGGTCAATTTTGGACATCTCTCCGTTAGGCGAAGGCAACATCAATGAGACCCTGAAGGTTACACTTCCCAATGGGCAAGCCTGGGTGTTGCAGCGTTTGCACCCCGGGGTTTTTCAAGATGCTGCTGCGGTCATGTCCAATATGCGCCTTGTTACCGAGCTGCTGAACCAACAGCCCAAGGCAAACCTCAAATTTTTTCGCCTGGGGACCAATCCCGACGGGCTGGATCAGTATACAGATGCTACTGGCTGCAGTTGGAGAATTCTCAGCTATATCAAAGACTGCCGTACACTTTCCCAGGTGCACTCCCCTGCGCAAGCCAGAGCAATTGGAGAGCTTCTCGGGCATTTTCATAAATTGAGCTCGGAGCTGAATCCAGAACAACTCAATGATTCCTTACCAGGATTTCATCAGACGCCCCGGTATCTGCTTCATTTTGATGAACTGGAAGTCAAAAAACGTTTTGACGATACGGCAGAGCGTCAGTGTATCGAGCATATTGAGCTGCTGCGTTCTCTGGCAACAGTGCTGGAGTCGCAAAAAGAAGCTTTGAGCCATCGAGTCATTCATGGGGATCCCAAGGTCGGAAATTTTCTCTTTGACCGTGGGACCGAGCAGGCCGTGAGCCTCATCGATCTGGATACAGTCAAACCTGGTCTGTTGTTGCATGATCTTGGAGATTGCCTTCGTTCCTGTTGTAATCAGCAGGGAGAGTCCCACCCACGACCGGAGACAACCTCCTTTAATCCGCTGCTTTTTGGTGCCCTCATGGAAGGCTATCTGCAGCGGGCCGCACAGCTTCTCAATGGGACTGACCGGGCATTACTGGTACAATCGGCTGCAGTAATCAGTTTTGAACTGGGCCTGCGCTTTTTTATCGATCATCTTGAGAAGGATCACTACTTTAAAGTGCACCATCCCGGCCAGAACCTGGATCGAGCCCGCATCCAGCTGCAGCTCAGCGTTTCGATTCTTGAACAGCGAGAGAGGCTTGAAGAGCAATTTGCCACCCTGTTGAGCTCATTTGCCTGA
- a CDS encoding nucleotide pyrophosphohydrolase, translating to MKHGSKSYHCQSVEELTQELRQFAGERDWDRHHTPKNLASALIVEAAELLEHFQWLSQEESQNLSPEQTKEVAHEIADVFIYLARLADRLDIDLMAAASEKMGLNALKYPPKSAV from the coding sequence ATGAAACACGGATCAAAATCGTATCACTGCCAGAGCGTTGAAGAGCTCACTCAAGAGTTGCGGCAATTTGCCGGAGAGCGAGATTGGGACCGGCATCATACCCCGAAAAATCTGGCATCAGCCCTGATAGTTGAAGCTGCGGAGTTGCTGGAGCATTTTCAATGGCTGAGCCAGGAGGAAAGTCAAAATCTCTCCCCTGAGCAAACCAAAGAAGTGGCCCATGAAATTGCCGATGTCTTTATTTACCTTGCCAGGCTTGCCGATCGCCTCGATATAGATCTGATGGCTGCAGCCTCAGAGAAAATGGGGCTCAATGCGTTGAAATACCCACCTAAATCTGCAGTCTAA
- the bioD gene encoding dethiobiotin synthase — protein sequence MTQQQYTIAIGGIDTDIGKSYITGLFARYLLELGHSVTTLKLVQTGCTGISDDIELHRKLMGQPLSDFDRDGTTCPYLFPFPASPLLSARMVGKTIQESVLDQSIATLQRRHQWLLVEGAGGLMVPLTTDLVLLDFYAARKIPMVLVGSPRLGSINHIRLSLEAIKARNIPFLGLVYNLYGEHPKEIVQDTLLECRKALADYDFKQNLLIVPDIRESSAASWQILADAARGHADLKA from the coding sequence ATGACCCAACAACAGTACACCATTGCCATCGGTGGCATCGACACTGATATTGGCAAATCCTACATCACGGGTCTCTTTGCTCGCTATCTTTTGGAGTTGGGCCATTCCGTGACCACCCTCAAGCTGGTTCAGACCGGGTGCACCGGTATCTCCGATGATATTGAGTTGCATCGAAAGCTCATGGGCCAACCGCTCAGCGACTTTGATCGTGATGGCACCACCTGCCCCTACCTCTTTCCCTTTCCGGCATCTCCGCTCTTATCTGCACGCATGGTCGGGAAAACCATTCAGGAATCGGTGCTTGATCAGTCCATCGCAACCCTGCAAAGGCGGCATCAGTGGCTTTTAGTTGAAGGTGCAGGTGGCTTGATGGTTCCGCTCACCACGGACCTTGTGCTCCTTGATTTTTATGCTGCCCGCAAAATACCCATGGTTTTGGTGGGCTCGCCCCGACTGGGATCGATCAACCATATTCGCCTCAGCCTGGAGGCTATTAAGGCCCGTAATATTCCGTTTCTTGGTTTGGTCTATAATCTCTACGGGGAGCATCCCAAAGAAATCGTTCAGGATACCCTGCTGGAATGTCGTAAGGCACTGGCAGATTACGATTTTAAGCAGAACCTGCTGATCGTTCCAGATATTCGGGAGTCGAGCGCAGCCTCCTGGCAGATTCTTGCTGATGCTGCCAGAGGGCATGCAGATTTGAAGGCGTAA
- the bioC gene encoding malonyl-ACP O-methyltransferase BioC → MYDVTRSIPMIPDKKLIRLRFEQAADTYEQHATVQHRVAEHLLTMLANAAPELSPEEALEIGCCTGLLTQRIFERFPGLSHLTISDLVAAFEECICRKIGPKAENMTFVAGDIESVRLPGCYDLIISSSTLHWVHDFPAVCDKLHRHLAGNGIFALSLYGKENLREIREIAGVGLIYRTLDQVLTVMSERFEILAAEETLEVLWYTDPLAVLKHLRATGVNSIGQKAWTRRQVTDFIQKYQRQFGGEQGVRLSYHPLFVIARPKP, encoded by the coding sequence ATGTACGACGTAACCCGATCGATACCGATGATTCCCGATAAGAAGCTGATACGGCTGCGCTTTGAACAGGCGGCAGATACCTACGAACAGCACGCCACGGTCCAGCACCGGGTGGCTGAACACCTGTTGACCATGTTGGCCAATGCTGCCCCCGAACTGAGCCCCGAAGAGGCCCTTGAGATTGGCTGCTGTACCGGCCTGTTGACTCAACGAATTTTTGAGCGATTTCCCGGGCTCTCCCACCTGACCATCAGCGATCTGGTCGCTGCTTTTGAGGAATGTATCTGTCGAAAAATCGGCCCCAAGGCCGAAAATATGACTTTTGTGGCCGGCGATATTGAATCGGTTCGCCTGCCTGGCTGCTACGATCTGATCATTTCATCCTCTACCCTGCATTGGGTCCATGATTTTCCCGCGGTCTGCGATAAACTGCACCGTCATCTTGCTGGAAACGGGATCTTTGCCTTGTCGCTTTACGGCAAGGAAAACCTGCGGGAAATTCGGGAAATCGCTGGAGTCGGGCTGATCTACCGCACCTTGGATCAGGTCTTGACGGTTATGTCCGAGCGTTTTGAAATTCTGGCAGCAGAAGAGACCCTGGAAGTGCTGTGGTACACCGATCCTCTTGCTGTGCTTAAACACCTGCGGGCGACAGGAGTGAACTCCATCGGCCAGAAAGCCTGGACCAGGCGTCAGGTGACGGATTTTATCCAGAAGTATCAGCGTCAATTTGGTGGTGAGCAGGGCGTTCGCCTCAGCTACCACCCGCTTTTTGTCATTGCCCGTCCAAAACCGTAG
- a CDS encoding SH3 domain-containing protein — protein sequence MMRYLLGAIVCVFLQVECGTAQIVSVAGEGINMRVAPGTNQPILWKLDSGFPLQVIGREGSWLKVRDFEASTGWVYQSTTQPTPTVIVRANEGLDQAINVRQTPSLDAEIVAQAMYGTVFQVLSIQDSWVQVHHDQGITGWVFKELLWGSTQ from the coding sequence ATGATGCGATATTTGCTCGGAGCCATTGTCTGTGTTTTCTTGCAGGTTGAGTGCGGTACTGCCCAAATCGTTAGTGTTGCCGGAGAGGGCATTAACATGCGGGTTGCACCAGGAACCAATCAACCCATTTTATGGAAACTGGATAGTGGGTTTCCTTTGCAGGTCATTGGCAGAGAAGGTAGCTGGCTCAAAGTGCGTGATTTTGAAGCATCCACTGGTTGGGTGTACCAAAGCACGACTCAACCTACTCCTACAGTCATTGTGCGAGCCAATGAGGGGCTTGATCAGGCAATCAATGTTCGCCAGACCCCGAGCCTTGACGCCGAGATTGTAGCGCAGGCCATGTACGGAACCGTGTTTCAGGTTTTATCCATCCAGGATTCCTGGGTTCAGGTGCACCACGACCAGGGGATCACCGGTTGGGTCTTTAAGGAGTTGCTCTGGGGAAGTACGCAGTAA
- a CDS encoding 4Fe-4S binding protein, with the protein MQRLRQWIQLVLTLLTNGYWGFVASGSLYQGPLKVLCSPGLNCYSCPASTTFCPIGSLQQLLLGVRMSFAAGQLFIGTYVVGAIGMFAAVFGRFICGWACPFGWLQEWLHRIPSPSFSLPAWLGWCRYLILVVTVILLPLIVLNDFDMGLPWFCKFICPAGTLEAGIPMLLLDSSLRSSLGWLFVNKLILLAVTLIASVLISRPFCRIVCPLGAFYGLFNRISLIRLKFAADKCTKCGACHRECPVELRVNESPNSHACIRCLRCVQGCRYGALGLDIAGYQLRLDTLSFPAKEWHNQGTNP; encoded by the coding sequence ATGCAGCGGTTGCGGCAGTGGATACAGCTGGTGTTGACCCTGCTGACCAATGGCTACTGGGGCTTTGTCGCCAGTGGTAGCCTGTATCAGGGGCCATTGAAAGTTCTCTGTTCTCCCGGATTGAACTGTTACTCCTGTCCTGCTTCCACCACATTTTGTCCCATTGGCAGCCTGCAGCAGTTGCTTCTTGGCGTGCGCATGTCCTTTGCAGCAGGGCAGCTTTTTATAGGGACCTATGTTGTGGGCGCCATCGGCATGTTTGCTGCCGTCTTTGGACGTTTCATCTGCGGCTGGGCCTGCCCATTTGGCTGGCTTCAGGAGTGGTTACATCGTATCCCCTCACCCTCCTTTTCTTTGCCTGCCTGGCTTGGCTGGTGTCGCTACCTGATCTTGGTGGTAACGGTTATTCTGCTGCCCCTGATTGTGCTCAATGATTTTGATATGGGGCTCCCCTGGTTCTGTAAGTTTATCTGTCCCGCCGGAACCCTCGAAGCCGGGATCCCCATGCTTCTGCTTGACTCCAGCCTGAGATCCAGTCTCGGGTGGCTCTTTGTCAATAAACTGATTCTCCTGGCTGTGACCCTGATTGCCAGTGTGCTCATCTCCCGTCCGTTTTGCCGAATCGTTTGTCCTCTGGGGGCTTTTTACGGCCTCTTTAATCGGATTAGCCTGATTAGGTTGAAATTTGCTGCGGATAAATGTACAAAGTGCGGTGCGTGTCATCGAGAGTGCCCTGTGGAGCTTCGGGTTAATGAGTCGCCCAATAGCCATGCATGTATTCGCTGCCTACGCTGTGTGCAGGGATGTCGTTATGGTGCTCTGGGACTTGATATCGCTGGCTATCAGCTACGTTTGGACACGCTTTCGTTTCCCGCTAAGGAATGGCACAACCAGGGAACCAATCCATGA
- a CDS encoding ParB/RepB/Spo0J family partition protein, whose translation MAKSVLGRGVGALLSEESLDEDEKYFLCDIDKIVPNPHQPRGYFDPEKLQELADSIQEKGIIQPLLVIKGKGSRYTLIAGERRLRAAKLAGLDEVPVVVMDDAGDREHLELALIENIQRHDLNAIEEAQAYSRLMEEFSLTQEEVAQKVGRKRSTVTNVLRLLQLPAPLQEDVVLGTISEGHARVLLRLKDNPDQMQLIRDRIVDEGLSVRAAEKLCNGNKQKAPVKASEPRPQPVVKEELPTTYCNTLTNQLTNQLNTKVRIVQQGPRGKLEIEYYSSDDLDRLVGLLSQ comes from the coding sequence ATGGCAAAAAGTGTTTTAGGGCGTGGGGTCGGGGCCTTGTTATCGGAGGAGAGTCTTGATGAAGACGAAAAGTATTTCCTTTGCGATATTGACAAAATAGTCCCTAATCCACACCAGCCACGCGGCTATTTTGATCCGGAAAAACTGCAGGAACTCGCTGACTCTATACAAGAAAAAGGGATTATTCAGCCGCTGCTCGTGATCAAAGGGAAAGGCAGCCGCTATACGTTGATTGCTGGAGAACGAAGGCTACGGGCTGCCAAACTGGCCGGCCTGGACGAAGTGCCGGTGGTGGTGATGGATGATGCCGGAGACCGGGAACATCTTGAGCTGGCCCTGATTGAAAACATTCAACGCCATGACCTCAACGCCATTGAGGAGGCGCAGGCCTACAGCCGCCTGATGGAAGAGTTCTCGCTGACTCAGGAGGAAGTCGCTCAAAAGGTCGGGCGCAAGCGTTCTACCGTGACGAATGTTCTGCGTCTGTTGCAACTCCCTGCTCCGCTGCAGGAGGATGTGGTACTTGGCACCATCAGCGAGGGGCATGCCCGGGTGCTGTTGCGGCTCAAGGACAATCCCGATCAGATGCAGTTGATTCGTGATCGTATAGTTGACGAAGGACTCTCTGTGCGGGCAGCCGAAAAGCTGTGTAACGGCAATAAGCAAAAGGCTCCCGTCAAGGCCAGTGAGCCTCGACCGCAGCCTGTTGTTAAAGAAGAACTGCCCACCACCTACTGCAATACCCTGACCAACCAGCTGACCAATCAGTTGAATACCAAGGTGCGTATTGTTCAGCAAGGTCCTCGCGGTAAGCTGGAGATCGAATACTATTCCAGCGACGATCTGGATCGACTGGTCGGTTTACTTTCCCAGTAA